The Leishmania mexicana MHOM/GT/2001/U1103 complete genome, chromosome 6 genome includes a region encoding these proteins:
- a CDS encoding dihydrofolate reductase-thymidylate synthase has protein sequence MSRAAAKFKIPMPVTKADFAFPSLRAFSIVVALDKQHGIGDGESIPWRVPEDMAFFKDQTTLLRNKKPPTDKKRNAVVMGRKTWESVPVKFRPLKGRLNVVLSSKATVEELLAPLPEEKRAAAAQDIVVVNGGLAAALRLLARPPYCSSIETAYCVGGAQVYADAMLSPCVEKLQEVYLTRIHTTAPACTRFFPFPPENAATAWDLASSQGRRKSAVDGLEFEICKYVPRNHEERQYLELIDRIMKTGIAKEDRTGVGTLSLFGAQMRFSLRDNRLPLLTTKRVFWRGVCEELLWFLRGETNAQLLADKDIHIWDGNGSREFLDSRGLTENTEMDLGPVYGFQWRHFGAEYRGLEANYDGEGVDQIKFIVETIKANPNDRRLLFTAWNPCALHKMALPPCHLLAQFYVNTEKSELSCMLYQRSCDMGLGVPFNIASYALLTILIAKATGLRPGELVHTLGDAHVYRSHIGALKAQLERVPHAFPTLVFKEERQFLEDYELMDMEVIDYVPHPAIKMDMAV, from the coding sequence cggcgagtcGATCCCGTGGCGGGTGCCGGAGGACATGGCGTTCTTCAAGGACcagacgacgctgctgcgcaacaAGAAGCCGCCGACGGACAAGAAGCGCAACGCCGTCGTGATGGGGCGCAAGACGTGGGAGAGCGTTCCGGTAAAGTTCCGGCCACTCAAGGGCCGGCTGAACGTTGTGTTGTCCTCGAAGGCCACCGTCGAGGAGCTTCTGGCGCCACTGCCGGAGGAAaagcgcgcggcggcggcgcaggacATTGTGGTGGTGAACGGCGGTCTGGCCgcggcgctccgcctcctcgcacgTCCGCCGTACTGCAGCTCCATCGAGACGGCGTactgcgtcggcggtgcgcagGTGTATGCGGACGCCATGCTGTCGCCATGCGTCgagaagctgcaggaggTGTACCTGACCCGCATCCACACGACGGCgcctgcgtgcacgcgcttcTTCCCGTTTCCTCCCGAgaacgccgccacggcgtgggACCTGGCGTCGTCTCAGGGACGCCGCAAGAGCGCGGTGGACGGCCTCGAGTTCGAGATTTGCAAGTACGTGCCGCGCAACCACGAGGAGCGGCAGTACCTTGAGCTGATTGACCGCATCATGAAGACGGGGATCGCGAAGGAGGACCGCACCGGGGTGGGCACCTTGAGCCTCTTCGGCGCACAGATGCGGTTCTCCCTACGCGACAACCGCCTGCCACTGCTGACGACGAAGCGCGTCTTCTGGCGAGGCGTGTGCGAGGAGTTGCTGTGGTTCCTGCGCGGGGAGACaaacgcgcagctgctcgcggACAAGGACATACACATCTGGGACGGCAACGGCTCGCGCGAGTTTCTCGACAGCCGCGGCTTGACAGAGAATACGGAGATGGACCTCGGCCCTGTCTACGGCTTCCAGTGGCGCCACTTCGGGGCAGAATACCGGGGGCTCGAAGCGAACTACGACGGCGAGGGGGTGGACCAGATCAAGTTCATCGTGGAGACGATCAAGGCGAACCCGAACGACCGCCGTCTTCTGTTCACTGCGTGGAACCCGTGCGCGCTGCACAAGAtggcactgccgccgtgccactTGCTCGCTCAATTCTACGTGAAcacggagaagagcgagctATCCTGCATGCTGTACCAACGTTCGTGCGACATGGGCCTCGGCGTCCCCTTCAACATCGCCTCCTACGCGCTGCTCACCATCCTCATTGCCAAGGCGACGGGTCTGCGGCCTGGTGAGCTTGTGCACACCCTCGGCGACGCCCACGTCTACCGCAGTCACATCGGTGCCCTCAAGGCGCAGCTCGAGCGAGTCCCGCACGCGTTCCCGACCCTCGTGTTcaaggaggagcggcagttCCTCGAGGACTACGAGTTGATGGACATGGAGGTGATCGACTACGTGCCGCACCCGGCGATCAAGATGGATATGGCCGTATAG
- a CDS encoding putative acyl-coenzyme a dehydrogenase, whose amino-acid sequence MRTTLKGMMTRCTAPLRKAKSADSDTFFGASMPAALSATGLSFGLTEQQLQYQETARSFAKEKMIPVAAEYDRSMKYPHDVYKQAWELGLTNMHIPTKYGGLGASAVDGLVVQEELAYACSGMATAFEGNSLAEAPLLIAGTDAQNAKYLSRMVEEPLLAAYCVTEPTGGSDVAGMKTVAKKEGDKWVINGSKMWITNGGVANWYFVLARSEGGFTGFIVDADTPGVTLGQKEMMLGQRCSDTRGITFENVVVPQENVVGEAGKGFQVAMKAFDFTRSAVAISAVGLARRATDEATKYARERMTMGKPIAQHQGVAFMLAEMAAGVEACRLMTYRAGWETDQGRRNTYYASCAKMMASDLAEKCSTNAVQIFGGNGYNAGYPVEKLYRDCKIFSIYEGTTQIQHTIISRYVTGMRC is encoded by the coding sequence ATGCGCACAACTTTGAAAGGGATGATGACGcggtgcacggcgccgctgcgcaaggcGAAGTCGGCGGATTCGGACACGTTCTTCGGTGCCTCGATGCCCGCGGCGCTGTCCGCGACCGGACTTTCGTTCGGTCTCACGGAACAACAGCTGCAGTACCAGGAGACGgcgcgcagcttcgccaAGGAGAAGATGATCCCCGTCGCGGCGGAGTACGACAGGTCGATGAAGTACCCCCATGATGTGTACAAGCAGGCGTGGGAGCTTGGCTTGACAAACATGCACATCCCTACAAAGTACGGCGGCCTCGGCGCGAGTGCCGTGGACGGCTTGGttgtgcaggaggagctcgCCTACGCGTGTTCGGGTATGGCGACGGCGTTCGAGGGCAACAGCCTCGCCGAAGCGCCGCTCCTCATCGCCGGCACGGATGCGCAGAACGCAAAATATCTGAGCCGCATGGTTGAAgagccgctgctggctgcCTACTGCGTGACGGAGCCGACGGGTGGGTCGGACGTGGCGGGCATGAAGACGGTTGCGAAGAAGGAGGGCGACAAGTGGGTCATCAACGGCTCCAAGATGTGGATCACGAACGGCGGCGTGGCTAACTGGTACTTTGTGTTGGCGCGCAGCGAGGGCGGCTTCACCGGCTTCATTGTGGACGCCGACACGCCTGGCGTGACGCTCGGGCAGAAGGAAATGATGCTTGGccagcggtgcagcgacaCGCGCGGCATCACGTTCGAGAacgtggtggtgccgcaggAGAATGTCGTGGGCGAGGCAGGCAAGGGCTTCCAGGTGGCCATGAAGGCGTTTGACTTTACTCGTTCTGCGGTCGCCATCAGCGCTGTCGGGCTGGCCCGCCGCGCCACGGACGAAGCAACGAAGTACGCCCGCGAGCGCATGACAATGGGCAAGCCGATTGCGCAGCATCAGGGCGTTGCGTTCATGTTGGCAGAGATGGCGGCTGGCGTGGAGGCGTGCCGGCTCATGACGTACCGCGCTGGATGGGAAACGGATCAGGGTCGCCGCAACACATACTACGCTTCGTGCGCCAAGATGATGGCGTCCGACCTTGCCGAGAAGTGCTCGACGAACGCGGTGCAGATCTTCGGGGGCAACGGCTACAACGCGGGCTACCCAGTGGAGAAGCTCTACCGTGACTGCAAGATCTTCTCGATCTACGAGGGCACGACGCAGATCCAGCACACGATCATCAGCCGTTATGTGACGGGCATGCGCTGCTGA